A part of Aegilops tauschii subsp. strangulata cultivar AL8/78 chromosome 2, Aet v6.0, whole genome shotgun sequence genomic DNA contains:
- the LOC109781122 gene encoding protein FAR1-RELATED SEQUENCE 5-like, whose amino-acid sequence MYNMSFAPFIGINRHGQSIMLGCGFVRQELASSYDWLFDAFLEAMDGLAPDNIITDQDVAMEQSIKRKFPATIHRCCRWHIIKKAQEKLGPVLARNPDLVKDFNECIDFSFTPAEFERKWVALQLKYEGLMHGHFEKLYEDRATWVPCYFKFRFFPFLQSTQCSKGFNAVLKRYVNPHKSILNFVKQYEKIQVHILVREGGNDYRTEHLEAQRWPCFPIERHAYKAYTRDIYVKFRTEFQMIGQYDVRPAGINFYYLEPNTEEVLGYGSRKYLVTVRPEPAIYDCECCK is encoded by the coding sequence ATGTACAATATGTCGTTTGCCCCCTTCATTGGCATCAACAGACATGGGCAGTCAATTATGCTTGGGTGTGGATTTGTCCGGCAGGAACTAGCCTCAAGTTATGACTGGTTGTTTGATGCTTTCCTAGAAGCAATGGATGGTTTGGCTCCGGACAACATCATCACAGACCAAGATGTTGCTATGGAACAATCTATCAAGAGGAAGTTCCCGGCAACGATTCACCGTTGCTGCCGTTGGCATATAATTAAGAAAGCACAAGAGAAGCTTGGCCCTGTGTTGGCTAGGAACCCGGATTTGGTAAAAGACTTCAATGAATGCATTGACTTCAGTTTCACCCCGGCTGAGTTTGAAAGGAAATGGGTTGCACTTCAATTGAAATATGAAGGTCTTATGCATGGTCACTTTGAGAAACTCTATGAAGACCGGGCTACATGGGTGCCGTGTTACTTCAAATTCAGGTTCTTCCCTTTCCTTCAGTCAACACAATGCAGCAAAGGGTTCAATGCTGTGTTGAAGCGCTATGTGAACCCACACAAGTCAATTCTCAACTTCGTCAAGCAATATGAGAAGATTCAGGTACACATACTCGTGAGGGAGGGCGGGAACGACTACCGGACAGAGCATCTAGAAGCACAAAGATGGCCGTGTTTCCCCATTGAGAGGCATGCCTACAAAGCATACACTAGGGACATTTATGTGAAATTTAGAACTGAGTTTCAGATGATTGGCCAGTACGATGTGCGTCCCGCTGGAATCAACTTCTATTACCTTGAGCCAAATACAGAAGAAGTTCTAGGGTATGGCTCAAGGAAGTACCTAGTCACAGTGAGACCAGAGCCAGCTATCTATGATTGCGAATGTTGCAAGTAG
- the LOC109781121 gene encoding endonuclease 2 has protein sequence MGFLLLLHVLLAAAAAARAPAAHAWGEEGHFMTCKIAEGFLTNEASAAVKGLLPEWANGELAAACSWPDAVRRQMPWSGSLHFADTPGDCKFSYARDCHGTKGEKDMSVVGGINNYTAALQDPSSPYNRTESLLFLSHFLGDVHQPMHCARIADLGGNTIVVHWYNTTKTNLHKVWDVNVIETALNRFYKDDLSTMINAIKLNLTSEWCKEENQWAACYTRTTTCADKYAEESAELSCPAYVGAEQGSNLEDEYFFKALPVVEKRVAQGGVRLAAILNQIFSGKNNSSIQSS, from the exons ATGGGGTTCCTCCTGCTGCTTCACGTCCTcctggccgcggcggcggcggcgagggctccggcggcgcATGCGTGGGGCGAGGAGGGCCACTTCATGACCTGCAAGATCGCCGAG GGCTTCCTGACGAacgaggcgtcggcggcggtgAAGGGGCTCCTGCCGGAGTGGGCCAACGGCGAGCTCGCGGCGGCGTGCTCGTGGCCGGACGCCGTGCGGCGCCAGATGCCGTGGTCCGGCTCCCTGCACTTCGCCGACACCCCCGGCGACTGCAAGTTCAGCTACGCAA GGGACTGCCACGGCACCAAAGGGGAGAAGGACATGTCCGTCGTCGGAGGCATCAACAACTACACCGCCGCGCTCCAGGACCCCTCAAGCCCGT ATAACCGGACGGAGAGCCTGCTGTTCCTGTCGCACTTCCTGGGCGACGTCCACCAGCCCATGCACTGCGCCCGCATCGCCGACCTCGGCGGCAACACCATCGTCGTCCACTGGTACAACACGACCAAGACCAACCTTCACAAG GTGTGGGATGTGAACGTCATCGAAACGGCCCTCAACAGGTTCTACAAGGACGACCTGAGCACCATGATCAACGCCATCAAGCTCAACCTTACC AGCGAGTGGTGTAAAGAAGAGAACCAGTGGGCGGCGTGCTATACTCGGACGACAACTTGTGCTGACAA GTACGCCGAGGAGAGCGCGGAGCTGTCGTGCCCCGCGTACGTGGGCGCTGAGCAAGGCTCCAACTTGGAAG ATGAGTACTTCTTCAAAGCGCTGCCGGTCGTTGAGAAGAGGGTCGCTCAGGGAGGCGTCAGGCTGGCGGCGATCCTCAACCAGATCTTCAGTGGGAAGAACAACAGCAGCATTCAGAGCAGCTAA